Proteins encoded within one genomic window of Brassica rapa cultivar Chiifu-401-42 chromosome A09, CAAS_Brap_v3.01, whole genome shotgun sequence:
- the LOC103838267 gene encoding cysteine-rich repeat secretory protein 9-like, giving the protein MARIIITLSTPLIFFFILSLISHQTVSQPEHMVTFCNPSDNFTQTSSYQANRDLLLSSLRDSSSLGTYSNATVGRSPNKVHGMFLCRGDTTAASCSDCVQTATVEIATNCSLNKAAVIYYEECMVRYANVSFFSVLEVRPSIVLYSLRSAPNSDTFNETLADKFNQLILNVSSSSLVPYFVEDQERVTQAEGSYEFESLVQCSPGLDRFNCTVCLRFALLRVSTCCGSPSSALIFTPKCLLRYQTSALSSPPPLSPSPPPPPPSPALFSPPPTLSQPPPPPLVFTRPQDVPSLSGSFSNVIKGNKIFGRIVITMAALVFALVNL; this is encoded by the exons ATGGCAAGAATCATAATTACACTCTCAACTCCTCTgattttcttcttcatcctctctCTGATCTCTCACCAAACCGTGTCACAACCCGAACACATGGTTACTTTCTGCAACCCTTCCGACAACTTCACACAAACCAGTTCATACCAAGCAAACCGAGACCTTTTACTCTCCTCTCTCCGCGACAGTTCATCCCTCGGAACCTATTCTAACGCCACAGTCGGTCGCAGTCCCAACAAAGTCCATGGCATGTTCCTCTGTAGAGGAGACACCACCGCAGCGTCTTGCTCAGACTGCGTCCAAACCGCTACAGTCGAGATCGCTACAAACTGTAGTCTTAACAAAGCAGCGGTCATATACTACGAAGAGTGCATGGTTCGGTACGCTAATGTTTCCTTCTTCTCTGTTCTTGAGGTCAGACCAAGCATCGTTCTTTACTCTCTTCGCTCCGCTCCAAACTCGGATACGTTCAATGAAACACTAGCTGATAAATTCAACCAACTGATTCTCAACGTATCTTCGTCATCTTTGGTTCCTTATTTCGTGGAAGATCAAGAACGTGTGACGCAAGCAGAGGGCTCTTATGAGTTTGAGTCATTGGTTCAGTGTAGCCCTGGTCTTGATCGGTTTAACTGTACCGTTTGTCTCAGATTTGCGCTCTTAAGAGTTTCAACTTGCTGCGGTTCGCCAAGCTCGGCTCTGATCTTTACTCCTAAATGTCTTTTGAGGTATCAAACCTCTGCTTTGTCATCACCGCCACCGTTGTCTCCATCGCCTCCGCCTCCTCCACCGTCACCGGCTCTATTTTCCCCGCCTCCTACTTTATCACAACCGCCACCACCGCCGCTGGTTTTCACGCGGCCACAGGACGTTCCAAGTCTTAGCGGGTCGTTTTCTAACGTTATTAAAG gaaacaaaatatttgggagAATTGTTATTACGATGGCAGCTTTGGTGTTTGCGCTTGTCAATTTGTGA
- the LOC103838262 gene encoding disease resistance protein RML1A: MASSSLKYNLFASFYGQGLRQTFLSHLCRQLNENGITVFTNQDLVRGEPVLPSLVQRIRESRISIVVLSQKYASSSWCLNELVEILRCRETMGHIVMTIFYRVDPSHVRNQTGDFGNIFVQTCAGKTEEERRMWSQALTDVGNIAGEDSRNWDNESKMIEKIVRDVSDKLNATMWAKTGYSNGMAFLVVINLLLEIASAGADQLSSTRKPYFSKVSLLMSVLSLILSTLDFTYKIRAHKARFRFKWPMPWFYYPSRGYNRIFGSSTDAILFFCVAGQLIVSTINCSFTERGRDGPIKVSVWPLFFAIGMVVSKFMEKPTISKES, from the exons atggcttcttcttctttgaaatACAACCTTTTTGCTAGTTTCTACGGACAAGGCTTGCGCCAGACTTTTCTGAGCCATTTATGCAGGCAGTTAAACGAAAATGGGATTACAGTGTTCACCAATCAAGATCTCGTGAGAGGCGAACCCGTCCTACCTTCTCTCGTACAAAGGATTAGGGAATCAAGGATCTCCATCGTGGTGCTGTCGCAGAAATATGCTTCTTCTAGCTGGTGTTTAAACGAACTAGTAGAGATCTTGAGGTGCAGAGAAACTATGGGGCATATAGTGATGACCATCTTCTACCGAGTTGATCCTTCTCATGTTCGGAACCAGACCGGTGATTTTGGTAATATTTTCGTGCAAACATGTGCTGGTAAAACAGAGGAGGAGAGGCGAATGTGGAGTCAAGCTTTGACTGATGTGGGCAACATTGCCGGGGAAGACTCCCGTAACTG GGACAACGAATCGAAGATGATTGAAAAGATTGTTAGAGATGTCTCAGACAAACTAAATGCTACAATGTGGGCGAAAACCGGGTATTCCAATGGAATGGCCTTCCTAGTCGTCATCAATTTGCTCCTGGAGATTGCATCAGCGGGTGCAGACCAGCTCTCTTCAACTCGCAAGCCTTATTTCTCAAAAGTCTCCTTACTGATGTCAGTTCTCTCTCTTATCCTATCCACCCTTGACTTCACTTACAAAATCCGAGCCCATAAAGCTCGTTTCCGATTCAAGTGGCCTATGCCTTGGTTCTACTATCCATCACGTGGCTACAACAGAATCTTTGGTAGTTCCACAGATGCTATCTTATTTTTCTGTGTTGCTGGTCAGTTAATAGTGTCAACGATCAATTGTAGCTTTACTGAAAGAGGACGAGACGGTCCCATCAAAGTATCAGTCTGGCCTCTCTTCTTTGCTATTGGTATGGTAGTCTCCAAGTTCATGGAGAAACCAACCATTTCCAAGGAGAGTTAA
- the LOC103838266 gene encoding kinesin-like protein KIN-14J isoform X1: MNINLEQDANMSGIYAPSDATSFLSFDGSETRSSFDDTKKGHQNLVEWLNQTLPYLNLPSEASEDEVRACLRDGTVLCNLLNQLSPGSMKMGGSFEPAYVKIERFLTAMDEMALPRFEVSDIEQGDMVPVFQSLKALKASFSDGGNDKNSLCARRRWSLPEDHSDSRGDDRNFTDGFQSKEGFEIDVSDAKISELLKSNSLRNAPTRTLFDMLDKLLDESVKKMNGHVSHAMASLLSALVQVIEQRISNQADNLKNQNILFRVREDKYRSRIKVLETLAAGATQENEIVTNCMERTKLEKNRIEERERSEEKDVVRLKKEKELSDAEIRKLKQELKVVKETHANQCLELEAQAQNSKVELESKLKDAELQVAQSTRKVKELEKLYLSKSQKWEKKECTYQSFIDNQFGALQALNATSVSIKQEVLRTQKKYFEDLNYYGLKLKGVADAAKNYHVVLEENRRLYNEVQELKGNIRVYCRIRPFLPGQNSKQTSIEYIGENGELVVANPFKQGKDTHRLFKFNKVFGQASTQEEVFLDTRPLIRSILDGYNVCIFAYGQTGSGKTYTMSGPSITSKEDWGVNYRALNDLFQLTQIRQNTVVYEVGVQMVEIYNEQVRDILSDGGSNRRLGVWNTALPNGLAVPDASMHSVRSTEDVLELMNIGLMNRTVGATALNERSSRSHCVLSVHVRGVDVETDSVLRGSLHLVDLAGSERVDRSEVTGDRLKEAQHINKSLSALGDVIFALAHKNPHVPYRNSKLTQVLQSSLGGQAKTLMFVQVNPDGDSYAETVSTLKFAERVSGVELGAAKSNKEGRDVRKLMEQVSSLKDVIAKKDEELQNVQKLKENNATVPKRGLSNLRLLGPSSPRRHSIGPSQNGLRGKPSGLYGRSTSDVDNCSEYSSKHSDSGSPRSSDELKLRKDLHQLSKFAGGSKEIDIEDDIELIGLGDADSEDRLSDISDSCLSMGTETDGSISSAVELTLFPETVKPLEITEEPETHLAPEKPEKSAKTVKTVPKDNRTSIPSKIPKQTLKPPGQTRPSRLSIATSSSSKALTSAKRPTISTSTSMKPLNRRR; the protein is encoded by the exons ATGAACATTAATCTCGAACAAGACGCCAATATGAGTGGTATCTATGCTCCCTCCGATGCTACTAGTTTTCTCAGTTTCGACGGCTCAGAAACTCGTTCAAGCTTCGATGATACTAAGAAAG GTCATCAGAATTTGGTGGAATGGTTAAATCAGACACTTCCTTATTTGAATTTACCATCGGAAGCTTCAGAGGACGAAGTGAGAGCATGCTTGAGGGATGGAACTGTCTTGTGTAACCTTTTGAATCAGCTTAGTCCTGGTTCAATGAAAATG GGAGGCAGCTTTGAGCCTGCTTATGTAAAAATTGAGCGGTTTCTGACTGCTATGGATGAAATGGCCCTGCCCAGGTTCGAGGTTTCAGACATAGAACAG GGGGATATGGTGCCAGTTTTTCAGTCCCTTAAGGCGCTTAAAGCAAGTTTCTCCGATGGTGGTAATGATAAAAACTCACTATGTGCAAGGAGGAGGTGGAGCTTGCCAGAAGACCATTCGGATTCAAGAGGAGATGACCGCAACTTTACTGATGGATTCCAGTCGAAGGAAGGATTTGAGATTGATGTATCGGATGCTAAAATTTCAGAATTACTGAAATCTAACAGTTTACGA AATGCTCCTACTCGGACACTGTTTGACATGCTGGATAAGCTTCTAGATGAGAGCGTCAAGAAGATGAATGGACATGTGTCTCAC GCTATGGCATCACTCCTGAGCGCACTTGTGCAAGTGATAGAACAGAGGATCTCAAATCAAGCTGATAACCTGAAAAAT CAAAATATACTCTTCAGGGTACGTGAAGATAAATACAGGTCAAGAATAAAGGTCTTAGAAACCTTGGCAGCTGGGGCAACTCAGGAAAACGAG ATTGTTACGAACTGTATGGAGCGTACAAAG CTTGAAAAAAACAGAATAGAAGAAAGAGAAAGGTCGGAAGAAAAAGATGTGGTGCGtctgaaaaaggaaaaagagctCAGTGATGCTGAGATTCGTAAGCTGAAGCAAGAACTCAAGGTGGTGAAAGAGACGCATGCAAACCAGTGCTTGGAGTTAGAAGCACAAGCACAAAATAGTAAAGTTGAGTTGGAGAGTAAATTAAAGGATGCAGAGTTACAAGTCGCCCAATCAACTAGGAAGGTCAAAGAACTCGAGAAGTTGTACCTATCTAAATCTCAAAAATGGGAGAAAAAAGAGTGCACCTACCAAAGCTTCATAGACAACCAGTTTGGGGCTCTGCAG GCTCTGAATGCTACTTCAGTGTCTATAAAGCAAGAAGTCTTAAGGACGCAGAAGAAATACTTTGAGGACCTGAATTACTATG GTTTAAAGCTCAAAGGAGTGGCTGATGCAGCAAAAAATTACCATGTGGTCCTTGAAGAAAACCGAAGACTGTACAATGAAGTGCAGGAATTGAAAG GAAATATCAGAGTCTATTGCCGGATACGACCATTCCTTCCAGGGCAAAACAGTAAACAAACTTCTATAGAGTACATTGGTGAGAACGGTGAATTGGTGGTTGCAAATCCGTTTAAGCAAGGGAAAGACACCCATCGATTGTTTAAGTTCAATAAAGTTTTCGGTCAAGCATCAACGCAAG AGGAGGTTTTCTTAGATACTCGACCATTAATTCGATCTATCCTTGATGGTTATAATGTGTGTATATTTGCGTATGGTCAGACGGGCTCTGGAAAAACTTATACAATG AGTGGGCCAAGCATCACTTCAAAAGAGGACTGGGGTGTCAATTACAGAGCTCTGAATGACTTGTTTCAATTAACTCAGATTAGACAAAACACCGTTGTGTATGAAGTTGGTGTTCAAATGGTTGAGATATACAATGAGCAAGTTCGTGACATACTTTCTGATGGTGGTTCCAATCGAAG GTTAGGGGTTTGGAATACTGCCTTACCAAATGGGCTAGCTGTCCCAGATGCAAGCATGCATTCCGTGAGATCAACTGAAGATGTGCTTGAGCTGATGAATATTGGGCTCATGAACAGAACCGTTGGTGCCACAGCTCTCAATGAAAGGAGTAGTAGATCACACTG CGTTCTTTCCGTTCATGTACGTGGTGTCGACGTGGAAACCGATTCTGTGTTGCGTGGTAGTTTGCACTTGGTCGATCTTGCTGGAAGTGAGAGGGTTGATCGATCTGAGGTAACTGGAGACAGGCTCAAGGAGGCTCAGCATATAAATAAATCACTGTCAGCCCTTGGAGATGTCATATTTGCTCTAGCGCATAAGAACCCCCATGTGCCGTACAGAAACAGTAAATTGACGCAAGTCCTTCAAAGTTCTTTGG GAGGACAGGCGAAGACTCTTATGTTTGTTCAAGTCAATCCTGATGGAGACTCTTATGCTGAGACCGTTAGCACTTTGAAGTTCGCCGAAAGAGTTTCTGGTGTGGAATTAGGTGCAGCTAAAAGTAATAAAGAGGGACGAGATGTTAGAAAACTCATGGAACAG GTATCAAGCTTGAAGGATGTAATTGCCAAGAAAGATGAAGAGCTTCAAAATGTTCAGAAGCTAAAAGAAAACAATGCAACGGTGCCGAAACGTGGTTTAAGCAATCTAAGATTGTTGGGGCCTTCATCACCTAGAAGACATTCTATAGGACCATCACAAAATGGTCTACGAGGAAAGCCCTCTGGTTTATATGGAAGATCAACATCAGATGTTGACAACTGCTCAGAATATAGTAGCAAGCATTCTGATTCTGGCTCACCGCGTTCATCAGACGAACTCAAACTTAGAAAGGATCTTCACCAGCTATCTAAGTTTGCTGGTGGGTCAAAAGAAATTGACATTGAAGATGATATTGAACTCATAGGCCTTGGGGATGCAGATTCTGAGGATAGATTGAGTGATATCTCCGATAGCTGCCTTTCGATGGGAACAGAAACTGATGGCTCCATAAGCAGTGCAGTGGAGTTGACTCTATTCCCTGAAACCGTGAAGCCTCTTGAAATAACGGAAGAACCTGAAACACACTTGGCCCCTGAGAAACCTGAGAAATCAGCGAAAACAGTGAAAACCGTGCCCAAAGACAA CAGAACTAGTATTCCATCGAAGATACCGAAGCAGACCTTGAAACCACCAGGCCAAACAAGACCTTCTCGTCTGTCAATTGCCACTAGCTCCTCCTCTAAGGCCTTAACAA GTGCTAAAAGACCGACGATTAGCACATCAACTTCAATGAAACCACTCAACAGAAGGCGGTGA
- the LOC103838266 gene encoding kinesin-like protein KIN-14J isoform X2 — MNINLEQDANMSGIYAPSDATSFLSFDGSETRSSFDDTKKGHQNLVEWLNQTLPYLNLPSEASEDEVRACLRDGTVLCNLLNQLSPGSMKMGGSFEPAYVKIERFLTAMDEMALPRFEVSDIEQGDMVPVFQSLKALKASFSDGGNDKNSLCARRRWSLPEDHSDSRGDDRNFTDGFQSKEGFEIDVSDAKISELLKSNSLRNAPTRTLFDMLDKLLDESVKKMNGHVSHAMASLLSALVQVIEQRISNQADNLKNQNILFRVREDKYRSRIKVLETLAAGATQENEIVTNCMERTKLEKNRIEERERSEEKDVVRLKKEKELSDAEIRKLKQELKVVKETHANQCLELEAQAQNSKVELESKLKDAELQVAQSTRKVKELEKLYLSKSQKWEKKECTYQSFIDNQFGALQALNATSVSIKQEVLRTQKKYFEDLNYYGLKLKGVADAAKNYHVVLEENRRLYNEVQELKGNIRVYCRIRPFLPGQNSKQTSIEYIGENGELVVANPFKQGKDTHRLFKFNKVFGQASTQEEVFLDTRPLIRSILDGYNVCIFAYGQTGSGKTYTMSGPSITSKEDWGVNYRALNDLFQLTQIRQNTVVYEVGVQMVEIYNEQVRDILSDGGSNRRLGVWNTALPNGLAVPDASMHSVRSTEDVLELMNIGLMNRTVGATALNERSSRSHCVLSVHVRGVDVETDSVLRGSLHLVDLAGSERVDRSEVTGDRLKEAQHINKSLSALGDVIFALAHKNPHVPYRNSKLTQVLQSSLGGQAKTLMFVQVNPDGDSYAETVSTLKFAERVSGVELGAAKSNKEGRDVRKLMEQVSSLKDVIAKKDEELQNVQKLKENNATVPKRGLSNLRLLGPSSPRRHSIGPSQNGLRGKPSGLYGRSTSDVDNCSEYSSKHSDSGSPRSSDELKLRKDLHQLSKFAGGSKEIDIEDDIELIGLGDADSEDRLSDISDSCLSMGTETDGSISSAVELTLFPETVKPLEITEEPETHLAPEKPEKSAKTVKTVPKDKTSIPSKIPKQTLKPPGQTRPSRLSIATSSSSKALTSAKRPTISTSTSMKPLNRRR; from the exons ATGAACATTAATCTCGAACAAGACGCCAATATGAGTGGTATCTATGCTCCCTCCGATGCTACTAGTTTTCTCAGTTTCGACGGCTCAGAAACTCGTTCAAGCTTCGATGATACTAAGAAAG GTCATCAGAATTTGGTGGAATGGTTAAATCAGACACTTCCTTATTTGAATTTACCATCGGAAGCTTCAGAGGACGAAGTGAGAGCATGCTTGAGGGATGGAACTGTCTTGTGTAACCTTTTGAATCAGCTTAGTCCTGGTTCAATGAAAATG GGAGGCAGCTTTGAGCCTGCTTATGTAAAAATTGAGCGGTTTCTGACTGCTATGGATGAAATGGCCCTGCCCAGGTTCGAGGTTTCAGACATAGAACAG GGGGATATGGTGCCAGTTTTTCAGTCCCTTAAGGCGCTTAAAGCAAGTTTCTCCGATGGTGGTAATGATAAAAACTCACTATGTGCAAGGAGGAGGTGGAGCTTGCCAGAAGACCATTCGGATTCAAGAGGAGATGACCGCAACTTTACTGATGGATTCCAGTCGAAGGAAGGATTTGAGATTGATGTATCGGATGCTAAAATTTCAGAATTACTGAAATCTAACAGTTTACGA AATGCTCCTACTCGGACACTGTTTGACATGCTGGATAAGCTTCTAGATGAGAGCGTCAAGAAGATGAATGGACATGTGTCTCAC GCTATGGCATCACTCCTGAGCGCACTTGTGCAAGTGATAGAACAGAGGATCTCAAATCAAGCTGATAACCTGAAAAAT CAAAATATACTCTTCAGGGTACGTGAAGATAAATACAGGTCAAGAATAAAGGTCTTAGAAACCTTGGCAGCTGGGGCAACTCAGGAAAACGAG ATTGTTACGAACTGTATGGAGCGTACAAAG CTTGAAAAAAACAGAATAGAAGAAAGAGAAAGGTCGGAAGAAAAAGATGTGGTGCGtctgaaaaaggaaaaagagctCAGTGATGCTGAGATTCGTAAGCTGAAGCAAGAACTCAAGGTGGTGAAAGAGACGCATGCAAACCAGTGCTTGGAGTTAGAAGCACAAGCACAAAATAGTAAAGTTGAGTTGGAGAGTAAATTAAAGGATGCAGAGTTACAAGTCGCCCAATCAACTAGGAAGGTCAAAGAACTCGAGAAGTTGTACCTATCTAAATCTCAAAAATGGGAGAAAAAAGAGTGCACCTACCAAAGCTTCATAGACAACCAGTTTGGGGCTCTGCAG GCTCTGAATGCTACTTCAGTGTCTATAAAGCAAGAAGTCTTAAGGACGCAGAAGAAATACTTTGAGGACCTGAATTACTATG GTTTAAAGCTCAAAGGAGTGGCTGATGCAGCAAAAAATTACCATGTGGTCCTTGAAGAAAACCGAAGACTGTACAATGAAGTGCAGGAATTGAAAG GAAATATCAGAGTCTATTGCCGGATACGACCATTCCTTCCAGGGCAAAACAGTAAACAAACTTCTATAGAGTACATTGGTGAGAACGGTGAATTGGTGGTTGCAAATCCGTTTAAGCAAGGGAAAGACACCCATCGATTGTTTAAGTTCAATAAAGTTTTCGGTCAAGCATCAACGCAAG AGGAGGTTTTCTTAGATACTCGACCATTAATTCGATCTATCCTTGATGGTTATAATGTGTGTATATTTGCGTATGGTCAGACGGGCTCTGGAAAAACTTATACAATG AGTGGGCCAAGCATCACTTCAAAAGAGGACTGGGGTGTCAATTACAGAGCTCTGAATGACTTGTTTCAATTAACTCAGATTAGACAAAACACCGTTGTGTATGAAGTTGGTGTTCAAATGGTTGAGATATACAATGAGCAAGTTCGTGACATACTTTCTGATGGTGGTTCCAATCGAAG GTTAGGGGTTTGGAATACTGCCTTACCAAATGGGCTAGCTGTCCCAGATGCAAGCATGCATTCCGTGAGATCAACTGAAGATGTGCTTGAGCTGATGAATATTGGGCTCATGAACAGAACCGTTGGTGCCACAGCTCTCAATGAAAGGAGTAGTAGATCACACTG CGTTCTTTCCGTTCATGTACGTGGTGTCGACGTGGAAACCGATTCTGTGTTGCGTGGTAGTTTGCACTTGGTCGATCTTGCTGGAAGTGAGAGGGTTGATCGATCTGAGGTAACTGGAGACAGGCTCAAGGAGGCTCAGCATATAAATAAATCACTGTCAGCCCTTGGAGATGTCATATTTGCTCTAGCGCATAAGAACCCCCATGTGCCGTACAGAAACAGTAAATTGACGCAAGTCCTTCAAAGTTCTTTGG GAGGACAGGCGAAGACTCTTATGTTTGTTCAAGTCAATCCTGATGGAGACTCTTATGCTGAGACCGTTAGCACTTTGAAGTTCGCCGAAAGAGTTTCTGGTGTGGAATTAGGTGCAGCTAAAAGTAATAAAGAGGGACGAGATGTTAGAAAACTCATGGAACAG GTATCAAGCTTGAAGGATGTAATTGCCAAGAAAGATGAAGAGCTTCAAAATGTTCAGAAGCTAAAAGAAAACAATGCAACGGTGCCGAAACGTGGTTTAAGCAATCTAAGATTGTTGGGGCCTTCATCACCTAGAAGACATTCTATAGGACCATCACAAAATGGTCTACGAGGAAAGCCCTCTGGTTTATATGGAAGATCAACATCAGATGTTGACAACTGCTCAGAATATAGTAGCAAGCATTCTGATTCTGGCTCACCGCGTTCATCAGACGAACTCAAACTTAGAAAGGATCTTCACCAGCTATCTAAGTTTGCTGGTGGGTCAAAAGAAATTGACATTGAAGATGATATTGAACTCATAGGCCTTGGGGATGCAGATTCTGAGGATAGATTGAGTGATATCTCCGATAGCTGCCTTTCGATGGGAACAGAAACTGATGGCTCCATAAGCAGTGCAGTGGAGTTGACTCTATTCCCTGAAACCGTGAAGCCTCTTGAAATAACGGAAGAACCTGAAACACACTTGGCCCCTGAGAAACCTGAGAAATCAGCGAAAACAGTGAAAACCGTGCCCAAAGACAA AACTAGTATTCCATCGAAGATACCGAAGCAGACCTTGAAACCACCAGGCCAAACAAGACCTTCTCGTCTGTCAATTGCCACTAGCTCCTCCTCTAAGGCCTTAACAA GTGCTAAAAGACCGACGATTAGCACATCAACTTCAATGAAACCACTCAACAGAAGGCGGTGA
- the EGL3 gene encoding transcription factor EGL1, translating to MAAVENRTVPENLKKHLAVSVRNIQWSYGIFWSVSASQPGLLEWGDGYYNGDIKTRKTVQASQVKADQLGLERSEQLRELYESLSLAESSTSCGSQVTRRASAASLSPEDLTDTEWFYLVCMSFVFNIGEGIPGGALANGQPIWLCNAHTADSKVFTRSLLAKSASLLTVVCFPFFGGVLEIGTTEHVAENLNVIQCVKTLFLEAPHGTLSARSDYQEIFEPLSNDKYIPVFGTEAFPTTSTSVYEQEPDDHDSFINGGGASQVQSWQFVGEELSNCLHQPLNSSDCVSQTFVGATGRVSCGPRKSKSQRLGQIQEQSNRVNMDDDVHYQGVISTIFKTTHQLILGPQFHNFDKRSSFTRWRRSSSSAKSLGEKSQNMLKKIVFEVPRMHQKDTPEDSGYKVGDETANHALSERKRREKLNDRFMTLRSMIPSISKIDKVSILDDTIEYLQELQRRVQELESCRESTDTEMRMAMKRKKPDGEDESASANCLNNKRKESDIGEDEPADTGYAGLTDNLRIGSFGNEVVIELRCAWREGILLEIMDVISDLNLDSHSVQSSTGDGLLCLTVNCKHKGTKIATTGMIQDALQRVAWIC from the exons ATGGCTGCTGTAGAAAACAGAACGGTGCCGGAAAATCTAAAGAAGCACCTCGCTGTTTCAGTTCGAAACATTCAATGGAGTTACGGAATCTTTTGGTCTGTCTCTGCTTCTCAACCAGG ACTGTTGGAATGGGGAGATGGATACTACAATGGAGACATTAAGACGAGGAAGACGGTTCAAGCATCGCAAGTCAAAGCTGACCAATTGGGTCTTGAGAGAAGTGAGCAGCTTAGAGAGCTTTACGAATCTCTCTCCCTCGCGGAATCTTCAACCTCCTGTGGTTCTCAGGTCACTAGACGGGCTTccgccgcctctctctctccggAAGATCTCACCGACACTGAGTGGTTTTACTTAGTATGCATGTCTTTCGTCTTCAACATTGGTGAAGG aatTCCCGGGGGAGCGTTGGCGAACGGGCAACCAATATGGCTATGTAACGCTCATACCGCCGATAGCAAAGTCTTCACTCGCTCTCTTCTCGCAAAA AGTGCTTCGCTTTTGACAGTGGTTTGCTTTCCATTTTTTGGTGGAGTTCTTGAAATCGGCACGACCGAACAT gTTGCAGAGAACTTAAACGTGATACAATGCGTGAAGACATTGTTCCTTGAAGCTCCTCATGGAACTTTATCAGCGAGATCCGATTATCAAGAAATTTTCGAACCTTTAAGCAACGATAAATACATCCCAGTGTTCGGAACTGAAGCTTTTCCGACAACTTCTACAAGCGTGTATGAGCAAGAACCAGATGATCATGATTCGTTCATCAACGGTGGTGGTGCATCTCAGGTACAAAGCTGGCAGTTTGTGGGTGAAGAACTCAGTAACTGCCTTCACCAACCGCTTAATTCCAGCGACTGCGTTTCTCAGACGTTTGTTGGAGCAACTGGGAGAGTTTCTTGCGGCCCAAGAAAGAGTAAGAGTCAAAGGTTAGGTCAGATTCAAGAACAGAGTAACCGTGTAAACATGGACGATGATGTTCATTACCAAGGCGTGATCTCGACGATTTTCAAAACAACACATCAGCTAATTCTTGGACCGCAGTTTCATAACTTCGACAAGCGGTCGAGTTTCACGCGGTGGAGGAGGTCATCATCGTCTGCAAAATCGTTAGGAGAGAAGTCACAAAACATGttaaagaaaattgtttttgaGGTTCCTCGGATGCACCAAAAGGACACACCCGAAGATAGCGGTTATAAGGTTGGAGATGAAACCGCGAACCACGCCTTGTCCGAGAGGAAACGCCGTGAGAAACTGAATGATCGGTTCATGACGTTGAGATCAATGATTCCTTCGATTAGTAAG ATCGATAAAGTGTCGATTCTTGATGATACGATTGAGTATCTTCAAGAACTGCAAAGACGGGTTCAAGAATTGGAATCTTGCAGAGAATCTACCGATACAGAAATGCGAATGGCTATGAAGAGGAAGAAACCGGATGGTGAAGATGAAAGCGCCTCGGCTAATTGTTTGAACAACAAGAGGAAGGAGAGTGATATAGGAGAAGATGAACCGGCTGATACCGGTTATGCTGGTCTAACCGATAATTTGAGGATCGGTTCGTTTGGCAATGAGGTGGTTATTGAGCTTAGGTGTGCTTGGAGAGAAGGGATATTGCTTGAGATAATGGATGTTATTAGTGACCTCAATTTGGATTCTCACTCGGTACAGTCCTCAACCGGGGATGGGTTATTGTGTTTAACTGTCAATTGCAAG CATAAAGGGACAAAAATAGCCACAACAGGAATGATTCAAGATGCACTTCAACGAGTTGCATGGATATGTTAA